One Candidatus Bathyarchaeia archaeon genomic window, AGCTCTGGAGGAACATCTTCATCGTGCTCGTCATCGTCGTCAGCCTGCTCTCCATCACTTTACTCATTCCCGGAATCCCAGCAGGAATAGCAGACGTCACTCGTGTCCTGCCGAACGGGCTCGCGGCGACGATAAGCGTTGGTCTCGTCAGCGGGAACGCGGGAGGGCTCACGTATCTCCTGGACCTCCTGCTATTGTTCGGCTGGTTCGGAGGGGTCCTTATTTTGGGCGTGAGAATGTCCCGTGGACACTTCTACGACCTACTCGAAGTGCGAGCGCCTACTGGCGAAAAATTTGATCACCCGAGTCAAGTCTCTCGGTTGAACCCGAGAGGAAAATCGATCTGGTCGATCGTTAGACTCAAGGAAAAGATCACTATCAGCCGGACCCGGGAGGCGAGGGCGCAGCTCATCAGCGCCATCTTTCTCTCTGGCTTCATGATCATCTACGCTCTCTCAGGTTCTTTCCAGTCATCGCCAACCTCGTTCCTATTCATTCTCTTCATAATCGGGTCCTTCGGGTCTGGGACGGCGTCCAGGTGGATAGAGAAGGAACGGCTCTGGATTCTGAAATCCTCCCCTGTAAGCATGCGGAGGTACGTGAAGGAAGTCTACCGGGCTCGAGCCTTGCCCTTGCTTCTGTATCTGGCTCCAGTAGTCATCGCCGTCGGCGTACCACTGATCCTCGGAGGCCTATCCCAACCAGCACTCTTGCTAGGCATGATCCTCGAGTTACCAGGAGCACTAGAGATCGCTAGCATCACCATGGCAGGAGGCACGTTCTTCGCATCGAAATATGGACAGAGCTCGGCTGACGACATCCTCTCGTCGCAGGCCCAGGAATTGGCAGACCTTCGAAGATTCCTCTTCCAAACAATCATCAACCTCGTAATGGTCTCTCCGATAATCTTGCTCGTCGTTGTCTCAGAGACACTCGTCGCAAAACTCGGCCCAGGCTATCTTCCAATCCTAGCACTTGGATTGTTATCGATCTCGATCATGTTCACTGGTCTTTCAATCAACTTTCTCTTGAACAAAGCCGGAGACGCCGTCACTAGGAGAGAAGACCTGTAGCTTCCTTCCAACTTCTGAGTCGTCGATAAAGCGATAAGCACCAATTCTCCCACCCATGCACTATGAACGCTCAGAGGTTACGCCAAACCCGTCCCAAACGAAATCCAAACACGGATCAAGGGATCGATTTCTCTTGGGGTGCCAAGATTCCTATGCGAGATGGCGTCCATCTCAACGCCACAGTGTACAAGCCGAAAGGAGAGGCTAAGATCCCAATCGTATTCACTCTGACACCGTACGTCGCAGATACCTATCATGAGCGTTCAGTCTTCTTCGCTCGTAACGGCTACGCCTTCGCACTAGTCGACTGTCGTGGCCGAGGAAACTCTACTGGCATCTTCGAACCTCTCGCAAACGAGGGACGGGACGGCCACGACACAGTAGAATGGCTAGCTCGCCAGCCATGGTCGAACGGCAGTGTCGCTATGTGGGGCGGCTCGTACGCGGGGTTTGACCAGTGGTCGACGCTGAAGGAGTTCCCACCTCACCTCAAAACGATAGTGCCGGCAGCATCTTGTTATCCGGGCGTTGATTTCCCTATCATTGGAAACACATCGTATTCCTACTTGATGCAGTGGCTGACCCTGACGAGTGGTAAGCCGGCGAACAATGCCATCTTCGGAGATAATGCTTTCTGGAATGAGAAATTCAGGGAACACTACCTAGCGAATCGGCCGTTCCGAGAACTTGACAAGACCATCGGCAACACCTCTACGGTCTTTCAAGAAATGCTGAAACATCCTGTGCCCGATGCTTACTGGGACGCCATGGTCCCAAGTCCCGAACAGTACGAGAGGATCAAGGTGCCTATCCTGACGATCACTGGCCACTACGATGGGGACCAGCGGGGAGCCTTGGAGTTTTACGACCGGCACATGCATTACGGGTCCTCTCGGTCCAAGGATCGTCATTACCTGATTATTGGTCCTTGGGATCATCCTGGGACTAGAACTCCGAAGCGGGAGGTTGGCGGCATCACGTTTGGTGAACCAAGCGTCGTCGACCTGAACCAGTTGCACAAAGAATGGTACGACTGGACGATGAAGAACGGCAAGAAGCCCGCGTTCCTCAAGAAACGAGTCGCCTACTACGTGACGGGAACAGAACAGTGGAAGTACGCAGACAGCCTCGAAGAAATCGCTAGAAGGAAAGAAACACTGTACTTATCGACAGCATCGAAACCCCTTGGCGCCTTCTCCGCAGGAATAATACAACCACAAAAACCGGGCAAGTTACCCCCTGACGAATACGTCTACGACCCGCTCGACATTAGCCAGGCGGATCTGGAAAAGGACGAGGTCAAGAATTTCATCACCGACCAGCGGTACTCGATTAACCTGTCCGGTGACGGCCTCGTCTATCACAGCAAGCCGCTCAAGGAAGAAACAGAGGTCAGCGGCTTCATTCGGCTATTAGCCTGGATATCCATGGACGTTCCGGACACCGACTTCTGGGTCCGCCTCTACGAGATCAAACACGACGGGACAAGTATCTTCCTCACAGAAGACTGGATGAGAGCCCGCTACCGAGAGTCAACGACCACAGCCAAGCTCATCAAGCCAGACAAGATAGAACGCTACGAATTCAACAAGTTCTACTTCTTCTCCAGAACCATCGCAAAGAGAAGCATTTTACGTCTGGTGATAAGGCCCCCGAACTCGATCTACTGGCAGAAAAACTACAACAGTGGCAAAGACGTGTCGGCGGAGTCTGCGACCGATGCTCGAACCGCGCACGTGAAAATCTTCCACGACCAAGAACACACCAGCTTTCTCGAAGTCCCGACAGTGAAACCGATCAAATTCGCGTAGCTACAACGAAAATAGACTCTCAGGCGAACACCGTTTTCACGCTTGAACAATCGAAGAATCGGCCGAGATCAGATGCCTCTTCCCTCGCTCTTTCCGTTACCTGGGTCGAGAGCCTCGAAAATGGCGTGATCTTCAATTCTAGATCATTTTTCTTATGAACATGGGACCAGACCCCTTGGGCTCGGCCGTCAACTAGCAAGACAGGAGAGACCCATCCCTGGTTCCGATAGATCTTCTTGCGGTTCTTCTCATCAACGATGTTCAGATGAGACTTGTGGCCTAGGAGGAACGAGTCGAAGTAGGGAACGAGTCGTACAACCGGCTCCTCAATCCTCATTTTCTCCAGTTCAGGAAGATCAGATTCAAGAATACTAGCCTTCGTCCCCTCAATATCGACCTCGACCATATTCTCAGATTCCCTTGACCAGATGTCCTTCGCGTCCTTCATGTAGAGGCCCTCCCATATCGCAAAGTCGTTGATTGTCGCAGGCCCGTGTGCTTTCAGGTACTTTACAAGTAGCTCTCGTTCGGCCCTTTCCTGTGGGACATCTTTCCAGTTCTTGATCCATTTGTCAGCACGCACATAGCTGGCTTCAGTTCCCTGGTTGGGTCCCGAGCATATGACATCCCGTGCGCGTATTATGTGAAGCAGGAAACCCATGGACAACGATATGTTCCCCACCTTGACGTGAGGCACCTTCCTCTTGTCTCCCCAGCCTCCAGCAGCCTTCGACTTTGTCTTGTATCCATGCGATTGAGTCAGCATCTGTGCAAGATCCGTTCGGGTACGAGGCTCCTCCAAGATCTCGGCAACGCGATCCAGAAGCTTGTCAACATCTTCCTTTGATCCCGAGTGTCGGATCGCCCAGTTGAGATTGTACGCCGCCCTCCGAACACTTCCCCTTACAAACACCGACAACTCGTCTGAGGGAACAAGAAACATGGTCCCCCTCATACCCCACGCTCTCACAAGCGAATGGTCCTTCCATAACGCAGAATCCACATCCCGGAGTCTCGCCCCTTTTACTCGGGGCCAGATAGACATCTGACCCGCCAAGAGAACCTGCGCCTGCGCTCCCGCAATATCGCCGGGTACAGAGGATAATTTCGCAAGAGATGTTCGCTTGGACAAATGGTGCCTGGAAAGTCTGAACGCGGCTACCTGTTTCCAAGAAACCCTAACTGACCTATTCCCAGACACACCGCTCACTTTCACTGGCAAGCCTATGCTTGTCCAAGATTGATATCAAAGAAGTTTCGCCAACGAAGGAGCGGTAAAAATGGCGCTTTTTGTCGTGATTAACGAGCAGGGACCAGGATGGGACCCGAAACGCGTGATGCGGGAACAAAAAGGCTGGACCGACCACGCCAAGTTCATGGATGCACTCGAGACAGAACATTTCGTCGTGTTAGGCGGTCCCCTGAAGTATTCTAAACATCGGGCCATGCTAATCGTCAATGCATCTAGCGAACAAGAACTTCGCAAGAAACTCGCGGACGATCCCTGGATGAGCACTGGCATCCTTCGGACCCTCGAGATCTATCCCTGGGAGATACTCCTCGGGAAACTCTCGTAAGCAGAATCATTGAACGAGGTAATGTGCTCTAAATATGAGATAGAGCAAATGGACACACTATGAACGCGAGAATTTCACTCGACAAGGAGAAGTCGTCCTTCACGACGAAGCTCGTTCGGCCCGAGGGAGTAGGCACATGGACCTTTGCGCCAATCCCCGCCGATATCTCCGGTCAAGCCGGGTTGAAAGCCAGGATGCGAGTCAGTGGCACCATAGATGGAGTCCCGGTCAAATCGTCCCTGGTGGCTGGAAGCGGAGAACTCTTCATTGTGATTGCGAAGGAATTGAGAGACAAGATCGGTAAACAGGCGGGAGATGTTGTCAAAATGACTTTTGGACTCGACACGTCGAATAGCGCGGTCAAGGTCCCTACTGATCTAAAGAAAGCACTATCGACTAACGAGAAGGCAAAGAACTCGTTCGAGAAAATGGCCCCCTCGCACAGGAAGGCCTACGTCCAATGGATTACTCAAGCAAAAACAACGGAAACCAGGGCAAACCGGATAGGGAAAGCGATTCAACAGATATCAGTCGGCAAGAAACTGAAATGATGTTGACGAACTCATCAGTTACTAGGATTTTCCTGCGCGCGTCCCTTTTTTAGATCCAGTGGTCGAGGTGAGGAGGCCTCTCAACAATTTCCTCAATTCCTTCTGCAGTTCCAACCACTCCAGGAACTGTTTGTCAGTCAGGGAGATCATTGAGGCCACGCCTGAAAGTTCTTGTTTGCCGATAAAGTCGACATCGTCCAACTTTGAGACTTTATCCTCGATGTCTTGTTTGTGGCCAAAGCTCTCAATTTTTCCTTGAGTCTTGATAATCTGTGCTACAGTGTCTTCTTCGACTTGGACTTTGATTCCTAGCTTGTCGAGTGACATCAGGGTATCTCTCAAACGTTGCTCGGCTTGAGCCTGGTTTTTGCCGCTTGTTCCCCAGGAAAGCGAGAAGACTTCTGCAGTTGCTCGGTAGTATGTTTCGATGAAATTGTCAACTCTCTCCTCTCGAGTAACTTCAACCATCTCCGCAGGCAACAATTTCTTGATGTGATGGTAGATGGCCTGAGGCGTCATCCTGAGTTCCTCGGCAATCTGGCTGATTGTGAGCTCCCGTGCCCTCAGCAAGTATATGATCCGTCGCCGCGTGTCGTCCCCTAAGAGTTCCATGGCAGCCGGATCAGTGATCATCTTGACAGGTTTCATTCTCGGTTACACGACCGTTTGTTTGGGAGTTGAAATCCCTATTCCTACAACGTGAAGAGATAGCGTTATTAGTAAGCCATTGCTTACTCGCTAAAGCGAGGATTTGAACGCTAAAATGACCATGACACAACAAATCTCTAAACCACAACCAGTAAAACAGGTCGCCAAACGCGTCGTCAACGAATGCCTACAAGTCCAACCGGACGAGCAAGTAACCATATTCTCGTGGGACCACACGCTCGACTACGCCAACGCGCTAGCATCAGAAGTCGAACATGCTGCAGGAATATCTACCACCATTCTCCAAGGCAACGACTCCTACTGGGCATACCTGAAAGAAGTTCCTGTGGCTCAATACACTCGTCAACAGAAAGGACTCCTCTCGCTTCTGGACCACACAGACGCCACGATCCAGCTCGGCGACCCAAAGATCCATCAATCTACCCGACAATACCAGACGAAAGAGTTAGCAAGTGGATAGAGGGACTGAAGCCCATAGGCGACAAGTTCCTCGAACGAAAAATCCGCGTCCTAAACCTACCAATCGGATTAGTGACTCCTGAACGCGCAAAAACGTACGGTTTTGACTATGAAAACTGGCAACGCGTAACAACGAACAGTCTCGATGTTGATCACGCAAAGATATCGGCCCTAGCCTCGAAGATCGAGTCAAGACTACGAAACGCGACGAACGTCAGAGTAACCGCGTCAAACGGCACCGATCTGCAGCTCAAACTGAAGAACCGGCCAGTACACGTCCATGATGGCATCATAGACACGACTGATCTTGACAAAGGAACAATGTTCGAAACACTACCTGGTGGAGCTGTCGAAGTGGCCCCCGACGAGACAAGCGCTCAGGGAACAGTACTCTTCGACAATCCCACTGCATTGGCGGGAAAGATGCTCTCAGGACTCAGGTTGGAATTTGAGAATGGACATGTGACGAAGTACACTGCGCAATCCAATCTTGACGTCTTCAAGGGACAATACGAGAAAATGTCCGGCGACAAAGAC contains:
- a CDS encoding putative ABC exporter domain-containing protein; translated protein: MRYWVKGRFTKSAILGLIIGEAFSVIFILFGSSTYLSFSNRVGLSTGLSEVALSILLALFLVGLIQSGFNGSGLPVSSSDVDYVFTSPVPPREVFAAKVLLNSVTTVLFGFPPIIVLYLRFAGYYHTPWPAAVLAGLVTLVFLVIGLLLSADITLSLGHGLGERKKLWRNIFIVLVIVVSLLSITLLIPGIPAGIADVTRVLPNGLAATISVGLVSGNAGGLTYLLDLLLLFGWFGGVLILGVRMSRGHFYDLLEVRAPTGEKFDHPSQVSRLNPRGKSIWSIVRLKEKITISRTREARAQLISAIFLSGFMIIYALSGSFQSSPTSFLFILFIIGSFGSGTASRWIEKERLWILKSSPVSMRRYVKEVYRARALPLLLYLAPVVIAVGVPLILGGLSQPALLLGMILELPGALEIASITMAGGTFFASKYGQSSADDILSSQAQELADLRRFLFQTIINLVMVSPIILLVVVSETLVAKLGPGYLPILALGLLSISIMFTGLSINFLLNKAGDAVTRREDL
- a CDS encoding CocE/NonD family hydrolase, encoding MRDGVHLNATVYKPKGEAKIPIVFTLTPYVADTYHERSVFFARNGYAFALVDCRGRGNSTGIFEPLANEGRDGHDTVEWLARQPWSNGSVAMWGGSYAGFDQWSTLKEFPPHLKTIVPAASCYPGVDFPIIGNTSYSYLMQWLTLTSGKPANNAIFGDNAFWNEKFREHYLANRPFRELDKTIGNTSTVFQEMLKHPVPDAYWDAMVPSPEQYERIKVPILTITGHYDGDQRGALEFYDRHMHYGSSRSKDRHYLIIGPWDHPGTRTPKREVGGITFGEPSVVDLNQLHKEWYDWTMKNGKKPAFLKKRVAYYVTGTEQWKYADSLEEIARRKETLYLSTASKPLGAFSAGIIQPQKPGKLPPDEYVYDPLDISQADLEKDEVKNFITDQRYSINLSGDGLVYHSKPLKEETEVSGFIRLLAWISMDVPDTDFWVRLYEIKHDGTSIFLTEDWMRARYRESTTTAKLIKPDKIERYEFNKFYFFSRTIAKRSILRLVIRPPNSIYWQKNYNSGKDVSAESATDARTAHVKIFHDQEHTSFLEVPTVKPIKFA
- a CDS encoding crosslink repair DNA glycosylase YcaQ family protein; amino-acid sequence: MKVSGVSGNRSVRVSWKQVAAFRLSRHHLSKRTSLAKLSSVPGDIAGAQAQVLLAGQMSIWPRVKGARLRDVDSALWKDHSLVRAWGMRGTMFLVPSDELSVFVRGSVRRAAYNLNWAIRHSGSKEDVDKLLDRVAEILEEPRTRTDLAQMLTQSHGYKTKSKAAGGWGDKRKVPHVKVGNISLSMGFLLHIIRARDVICSGPNQGTEASYVRADKWIKNWKDVPQERAERELLVKYLKAHGPATINDFAIWEGLYMKDAKDIWSRESENMVEVDIEGTKASILESDLPELEKMRIEEPVVRLVPYFDSFLLGHKSHLNIVDEKNRKKIYRNQGWVSPVLLVDGRAQGVWSHVHKKNDLELKITPFSRLSTQVTERAREEASDLGRFFDCSSVKTVFA
- a CDS encoding YciI family protein, with the translated sequence MALFVVINEQGPGWDPKRVMREQKGWTDHAKFMDALETEHFVVLGGPLKYSKHRAMLIVNASSEQELRKKLADDPWMSTGILRTLEIYPWEILLGKLS
- a CDS encoding YdeI/OmpD-associated family protein; the protein is MNARISLDKEKSSFTTKLVRPEGVGTWTFAPIPADISGQAGLKARMRVSGTIDGVPVKSSLVAGSGELFIVIAKELRDKIGKQAGDVVKMTFGLDTSNSAVKVPTDLKKALSTNEKAKNSFEKMAPSHRKAYVQWITQAKTTETRANRIGKAIQQISVGKKLK
- a CDS encoding winged helix-turn-helix domain-containing protein, producing MKPVKMITDPAAMELLGDDTRRRIIYLLRARELTISQIAEELRMTPQAIYHHIKKLLPAEMVEVTREERVDNFIETYYRATAEVFSLSWGTSGKNQAQAEQRLRDTLMSLDKLGIKVQVEEDTVAQIIKTQGKIESFGHKQDIEDKVSKLDDVDFIGKQELSGVASMISLTDKQFLEWLELQKELRKLLRGLLTSTTGSKKGTRAGKS
- a CDS encoding aminopeptidase, translating into MTPERAKTYGFDYENWQRVTTNSLDVDHAKISALASKIESRLRNATNVRVTASNGTDLQLKLKNRPVHVHDGIIDTTDLDKGTMFETLPGGAVEVAPDETSAQGTVLFDNPTALAGKMLSGLRLEFENGHVTKYTAQSNLDVFKGQYEKMSGDKDRIANIVIGLNPRAELIGFFTDRIVQGTVSIGIGGNKGIGGTNDTQFGHEETLRKPTLEVDGYSLVNNGKIQP